The region GTTGTCTTCGCGCAGGATCAGGCGGTATTCCGCCCGGGACGTAAACATCCGGTACGGTTCCTGGGTACCCAGGGTAATCAGGTCGTCGACCAATACGCCGATGTACGCCTCATCGCGACGCGGGCACCAGCTGTCTTTGCCCTGCGCACGCAGCGCTGCGTTGGTCCCGGCCAGCAAACCTTGGGCGCCGGCTTCTTCGTAACCGGTGGTGCCATTGATTTGCCCGGCGAAGAACAAGCCGCCGATGACTTTGGTTTCGAGGCTGTACTTCAGGTCACGCGGGTCGAAGTAGTCGTACTCGATGGCGTAGCCCGGGCGCACGATGTGCGCGTTTTCCATGCCACGAATCGACTGCACGATCTGGATTTGCACGTCGAACGGCAAGGAAGTGGAAATCCCGTTCGGATAAAGCTCGTGGGTGGTCAAGCCTTCGGGTTCGATGAAGACCTGGTGGCTTTCCTTGTCGGCAAAGCGGTGGATCTTGTCTTCGATCGATGGGCAATAACGCGGGCCAATACCTTCAATCACCCCGGAATACATCGGCGAACGATCAAGGTTCGCGGCAATGATTTCGTGGGTCCGGGCGTTGGTGTGGGTAATCCAGCAGCTGACCTGTTTCGGGTGCTGTTCTTTGGAACCCATGAACGACATCACCGGGATCGGCGTATCGCCGGCTTGTTCGGTCATTACCGAGAAATCCACAGAGCGCCCGTCGATACGCGGCGGGGTCCCGGTTTTCAAGCGGCCAACACGCAGTGGTAACTCGCGCAGGCGTTTTGCCAAGGCAATCGACGGTGGATCACCGGCGCGGCCACCGGAATAATTCTGCATGCCGATGTGGATAAGTCCGCCAAGGAACGTACCGGTGGTCAACACCACCGATTCTGCGAGGAAACGCAGGCCCATTTGGGTGACAACACCGCGTACTTGGTCCTGTTCGACGATCAGGTCATCCGCTGCTTGCTGAAATATCCACAGGTTCGGCTGGTTTTCCAGGGTTTCACGTACCGCGGCCTTGTACAGGATGCGGTCTGCCTGTGCCCGAGTAGCCCGTACGGCCGGGCCTTTGCGGCTGTTGAGCACGCGAAATTGAATACCACCTTTGTCGGTAGCCATGGCCATGACACCGCCAAGGGCGTCGATTTCTTTGACCAGATGACTTTTGCCGATCCCACCAATGGCGGGGTTGCAACTCATGGCTCCGAGGGTTTCCACGTTGTGCGTCAGCAACAGGGTTTTGACGCCCATGCGTGCTGAGGCCAGTGCTGCCTCGGTACCGGCATGACCGCCGCCGATGACGATCACTTCAAAACGGGAAGGGAAATCCACCACGCACCTCGTGCCTGCTTATGTAGGTAATCAGGAATTGATTGTTGAAAGAGTTTTAGAGCTTTGGCGGCAAGTATAGGGACTTAGCCCTTCCTAAAGAACCCTTTGCACAAAATTTAACCAGCTGTGGATGAATCACTGACAATAGAAATTAAAAGAGAAGAATCTTATAAGATCTTTGTTTTTATGTTTATTTCTACTGAGCCTACTTTCTGTGGATAGATCTCTAAAGGCCTTTATTTACAATGTGTACAGAGATTCAAAAGTCTGTGGTCATGTGCCAATGAGGCCCTTGGATAAGTGCTTTAAGCCTGTGGATTAAACAGGTGGTTATCCACAAGGGGGTTTTTACTCAGGTTTCAAGCCCCGTTATCAACCGGGCACAAGGGCGGTTATTCACAGGGCTTAATCCACAGAAATTTGCCCACATGGCCAAATAGCGCCCACACAAAAGCCGCCATAGGCACAGTGGTGAATCAAAAGATGGAATGAAATGCCCTGGAGCGGGCGAAACAGACAGGCGCGAATGGCCTGTCTGTGGACAACGAAGGGTTATTTACCGATGCAGAAGCTGGAAAAGATCCTTCCCAGAAGATCATCGGAGCTGAATGCACCGGTAATTTCGCCCAGCAGCTGCTGCGCTTGACGTAAATCCTCAGCCAGCAGCTCTCCTGCGCCCGCCAACGTCAGCTGAGCCCGACCGTACTCCAACGCCACGCTGGCATGACGCAGCGCCTCCAGGTGCCTGCGGCGTGCACTGAAGCTGCTTTCCGAGGTCTGCTCATAGCCCATGCAGGCCTTGAGATGATCGCGCAACAACTCC is a window of Pseudomonas antarctica DNA encoding:
- the mnmG gene encoding tRNA uridine-5-carboxymethylaminomethyl(34) synthesis enzyme MnmG, coding for MDFPSRFEVIVIGGGHAGTEAALASARMGVKTLLLTHNVETLGAMSCNPAIGGIGKSHLVKEIDALGGVMAMATDKGGIQFRVLNSRKGPAVRATRAQADRILYKAAVRETLENQPNLWIFQQAADDLIVEQDQVRGVVTQMGLRFLAESVVLTTGTFLGGLIHIGMQNYSGGRAGDPPSIALAKRLRELPLRVGRLKTGTPPRIDGRSVDFSVMTEQAGDTPIPVMSFMGSKEQHPKQVSCWITHTNARTHEIIAANLDRSPMYSGVIEGIGPRYCPSIEDKIHRFADKESHQVFIEPEGLTTHELYPNGISTSLPFDVQIQIVQSIRGMENAHIVRPGYAIEYDYFDPRDLKYSLETKVIGGLFFAGQINGTTGYEEAGAQGLLAGTNAALRAQGKDSWCPRRDEAYIGVLVDDLITLGTQEPYRMFTSRAEYRLILREDNADLRLTEKGRELGLVDDARWAAFCKKRESITLEEQRLKSTWVRPGTEQGDAIAEKFGTPLTHEYNLLNLLSRPEIDYAGLVEVTGHGAEDPQVAEQVEIKTKYAGYIDRQQDEIARLRASENTKLPVDIDYTGISGLSKEIQSKLGITRPETLGQASRIPGVTPAAISLLMIHLKKRGAGRQLEQSA